In a genomic window of Thiosocius teredinicola:
- the dmpG gene encoding 4-hydroxy-2-oxovalerate aldolase, translating to MNLAGTKITIHDMSLRDGMHPKRHQISIDQMISIASGLDQAGVPMIEVTHGDGLAGASVNYGFPAHTDEEYLRAVRPHVKQAKISALLLPGIGTVPELEMAHDCGVDTIRVATHCTEADVSEQHIKKSAELGLDTVGFLMMSHMLDPQGLIKQAKLMEGYGANCIYITDSAGYMLPDDVKVRLSAVREALDSKTELGFHGHHNLAMGVANSIAAVEVGANRIDGSAAGMGAGAGNTPLEVFAAVCDRMGIDTGVDLFKLMDVAEDLVYPIQDIPVRIDRDALTLGYAGVYSSFLLFAKRAQQRYGVSSREILVELGKRGMVGGQEDMIEDVALEMSKAGNAA from the coding sequence ATGAATCTCGCAGGTACCAAGATCACCATTCATGACATGTCGTTGCGTGATGGCATGCACCCGAAACGTCACCAGATCTCGATCGACCAGATGATCAGCATCGCGTCGGGCCTCGACCAGGCCGGCGTGCCGATGATCGAGGTTACGCATGGCGACGGCCTGGCCGGCGCATCGGTCAACTACGGCTTTCCGGCACATACCGACGAGGAATATCTGCGCGCCGTCCGTCCGCATGTGAAGCAGGCGAAGATCTCGGCGCTGTTGTTGCCCGGCATCGGTACGGTGCCCGAGCTCGAGATGGCACACGACTGCGGCGTCGACACGATCCGTGTCGCTACCCATTGCACCGAGGCCGATGTCTCGGAACAGCACATCAAGAAGTCGGCCGAACTCGGTCTCGATACCGTCGGCTTTCTGATGATGTCGCACATGCTCGATCCGCAGGGCCTGATCAAGCAGGCAAAGCTGATGGAAGGCTACGGTGCGAACTGCATCTACATCACCGACTCGGCCGGCTACATGCTGCCCGACGACGTCAAGGTACGCCTGAGCGCGGTGCGCGAGGCGCTCGACAGCAAGACCGAACTGGGCTTTCACGGTCACCACAACCTGGCGATGGGTGTCGCCAACTCGATCGCCGCGGTCGAAGTCGGTGCCAATCGCATCGATGGCTCGGCAGCGGGTATGGGTGCCGGCGCGGGCAACACCCCGCTCGAGGTGTTCGCCGCGGTCTGTGATCGCATGGGCATCGACACCGGCGTCGATCTGTTCAAGCTGATGGACGTGGCCGAAGACTTGGTTTATCCGATCCAGGATATCCCGGTACGTATCGACCGCGATGCGCTGACGCTTGGCTACGCGGGTGTCTATTCGTCGTTCCTGCTGTTCGCCAAACGCGCACAACAGCGCTACGGCGTGTCGTCGCGCGAGATTCTGGTCGAGCTTGGTAAGCGCGGCATGGTCGGCGGCCAGGAAGACATGATCGAAGACGTCGCGCTCGAGATGTCGAAGGCTGGGAACGCCGCATGA
- the dmpH gene encoding 2-oxo-3-hexenedioate decarboxylase, producing MSTLSQAQIDELAVYLEDCELEAKEATKVTDRYPDMDFDDAYAVQYAIRRRKLDRGNRLAGLKVGLTSRAKMKQMGVETPIYGFLADYFDRPDGGDIETDQLIHPKVEAELAFVTKAPLKGPGCHVGSVLAATDFVIPAVEIIDSRYENFRFDLVSVIADNASSSRFVLGGRSASPNEIDMRNLGVVLERNGEIVELGAGAAVLGHPAASVALLANMLGERGEEIPTGTLILTGGITAAVTVNKGDNVNVRFQDLGSVGMRFV from the coding sequence ATGAGCACTCTGAGCCAAGCGCAGATCGATGAACTGGCGGTCTACCTCGAAGACTGCGAGCTCGAAGCGAAGGAAGCGACCAAGGTCACCGATCGCTATCCGGATATGGATTTTGACGATGCCTACGCCGTGCAGTATGCGATCCGTCGGCGCAAGCTCGATCGCGGCAACCGCTTGGCCGGGCTGAAAGTCGGCCTGACCTCGCGCGCCAAGATGAAACAGATGGGTGTTGAAACACCGATCTACGGTTTCCTCGCCGACTACTTCGATCGTCCCGATGGCGGCGATATCGAAACCGATCAATTGATCCACCCCAAGGTCGAGGCTGAACTGGCGTTCGTCACCAAGGCGCCGCTCAAAGGTCCGGGTTGCCATGTCGGCAGCGTATTGGCCGCGACCGACTTCGTGATCCCGGCGGTCGAGATCATCGATTCGCGCTACGAGAATTTCCGCTTCGACCTGGTCAGCGTGATTGCAGACAACGCTTCATCGTCGCGCTTCGTGTTGGGTGGGCGTAGTGCCAGCCCCAATGAGATTGATATGCGCAATCTCGGTGTCGTGCTCGAGCGTAACGGCGAGATCGTCGAACTCGGCGCAGGTGCTGCGGTGCTCGGACACCCAGCGGCGAGCGTGGCCTTGCTGGCCAACATGCTCGGCGAACGTGGTGAAGAGATTCCGACGGGCACCTTGATTCTGACCGGCGGTATCACTGCCGCTGTGACCGTGAACAAAGGCGACAACGTCAACGTGCGCTTCCAGGATCTGGGTAGCGTGGGGATGCGATTCGTATGA